A region of the Burkholderia pyrrocinia genome:
TGAGCTGACGTGTCGCGCCCCGTCAGCCGGTGCAGCGCGCGTTCGCCGCAACCGTTCCATTGCGCATCGAAATGGGTATCGGCGAGATGCGCCGGATGCCGCTCGCTGCCGAGCACGAGATGGATGAGCCGGTCGGCCGGCACGGCCGCGCGCACGCGGTCCGCGATCTCGCGCAGCCACGACACGCCGATCCGGTCGGCTTCGCGCAGGCGCAGCCCGTCGCAACGGTATTCGTCGATCCAGTACAGCGCGTTGTCGCAGAAGAAATCGCACACCTCGGGATGATCGAGCGCAAGCGGCGGCGCCTGCAGCGGATCGTCGCGCGTATGGAAGAACGGGGTCGCGAAATGGCGCAGCGCGTCGGTGCCGCTGCCGAAGCGCGCGTAGTCGAGTTCCAGCAGCACCGCGAAACCGTAGCCGTGCGCGTCGTCGATCAGCGCCTTCAGCGCGTCGGGGCCGCCTTCGGCCGCAAGCGGCGCGAATGGCAGGCTGTCGTGCGGCGATGCGAGCAGTTCCAGCGCGGTCACGCCGAGGCGCGCGAGTTGCGGCAAGCGGCGACGCACGCCGTCGAAGCCGCCGACGGCGTGCGGGCGAATTGCGTAAAGCGCCATGTCTTCCCACGCGCGCCCGCGCCAGAACGTGTTGCGCCATGTGAACGCGCGCGGATCGACGACCTCGCTCGGGCCGTTGAGCCCTTCGGGTTGCGAGCGCGACGCGGGATCGGGAATCGACACGGTATCGTCGAGGCGATAGCGGTACCGCGTGCCTGCGCCGCAATCGGCGAAGACTTCGAACCAGTTCGGGCCCGCGGCCATCATCGGGACGAGTGCCGGGCCGAAGCCGGTATCGAGTTCGAGCTGGACCTGCGTGCTGCCCGGCGCCCACACGCGAAAATGCGTGCGCGGTGTCGCGCACAACGCGCCGCAGGGCTGCGCACCAAACGGCAAACAATGAATGTAGTGCTGCGCGTACGGATCGTGCGGACAATCGGACATCATGCGCTCCTCGTGCGTGCCGAGCGGCATGGCCGCGCCCGTGGCGCGGCGCATCGAGGCCCGGCATGCGACGGCCAGGCGGGGGGAGAGAAACGAGTATGCGCCGGATTCGCCACCGCGATGCACCGTGGTTGGACATTTTTAAATACGAATCGACCCCCGGAAAACCGGCAGCCGGACGCTTGCCGAGTCGGGTAGTCGGCATACCGGAATGACCGCTCGCCTTGTTGCGTCGACCACGCGCGCTTACGCTCTGCGCGATGCTTGCGGACCCGTCGTCCGCGCCCGACCCGAGGAACCCGCCATGTCGCTTCCCGCCAGCGCCGCGAAATTCGATCCGGCACGTGCACACGAATACGCCGAGCAATCCCGCATCGCGCTCGCCGGCTACGACGCCTGCCACGAACTGACCGCGTGCATGCTCGCGGCGGCGATCGGTGTGCCCGATGCACGGGTACTCGTCGCGGGCGCGGGCGGCACGGGGCAGGAAATCTGCGTGTCGGCCGCGCTCGAACCGGGCTGGCGGTTCACGGCCGTCGACCCGTCCGCGCCGATGCTCGCGCTCGCGCGCTCGAACGTCGAAGCCGCGGGCTTCGGCACGCGCACGACGTTCGTCGAGGACAACGTCGAGGCACTGCCCGACCCACCCGCGTTCGACGGCGCCACGCTGATCGGCGTGCTGCATCATGTCCCGGGCGACGATGCGAAGGCCGCGCTGCTGCACGCGATCGCGCGGCGCCTGAAGCCCGGCGCGCCGCTCGTGCTCGCCGGCAATCATCGCCGCTACACGGACCACCCGCGCCTGCTCGACGCATGGCAGCAACGCTGGCGGATGAAGGGCGCCACGCCCGATGCCGTGCACGCGCAACTCGCGAAGATCCTGCAGGGCGCCGATCCGCCCGCGTCCGAGGAGGCCGTGTTCGACCTGCTGCGCGATGCGGGCTTCGACGCGCCGCTGCGCTTTTTCGCGAGCCTGTTCTGGGGCGCGTGGATCGCGATGCGGCGCGCATAACGGCTCGAAGCGGCTCGAAATGGCTGGCGATGCGATTCGCGTACACGCCGCATGCGCTAGGGTCTGTTTACATATGGAACGCGCATGCGTTGCCACGAGAACGGCCGCTCGCGAGGCGCGCGACACCGCGAATACTGACGTATCGCCAAGGAGTGCAACGCGGCGAGCGGCCGTTCTCGTGGCAACCCCAAATTAAAAAATTCATGTCACGGGAATGTCCGAAATCGCCCGTATGGCGGCGTCGCTCGTCGCTTGTCCCCCAAGGGGACTTCCTGCGGGGCGTTTGGCAAGGCCAAACGGCGCTCCTCACTTCTTGCCCTACGAGCGATTTCGGGCATTCGCATGTGCGTTCCATATGTAAACAGACCCTAGGTATGATGTCGTTCCGCCCCCTTCCGGCCTCGACATGCTCACCGTCCATCACCTGAAC
Encoded here:
- a CDS encoding DUF3459 domain-containing protein, producing the protein MSDCPHDPYAQHYIHCLPFGAQPCGALCATPRTHFRVWAPGSTQVQLELDTGFGPALVPMMAAGPNWFEVFADCGAGTRYRYRLDDTVSIPDPASRSQPEGLNGPSEVVDPRAFTWRNTFWRGRAWEDMALYAIRPHAVGGFDGVRRRLPQLARLGVTALELLASPHDSLPFAPLAAEGGPDALKALIDDAHGYGFAVLLELDYARFGSGTDALRHFATPFFHTRDDPLQAPPLALDHPEVCDFFCDNALYWIDEYRCDGLRLREADRIGVSWLREIADRVRAAVPADRLIHLVLGSERHPAHLADTHFDAQWNGCGERALHRLTGRDTSAHEGISTHQSIHTLARALTAAGAAFQPAASSDGMAAETGLSVTSLVLSDGAWRDCGQGDRGNEAGLAALALSLLTPQIPLIFDETARDADRAHFVQSALAVRAKLIAPRLSDCRPQDAHALKANGDGDADALLASWRLADDETLTIALNLSPDAVPFDAPRGQVVFETPARARDRVDEGELPSYSLVAWLTGDVNRYALTHDVRLIDDGSWRGARPNLNA
- a CDS encoding class I SAM-dependent methyltransferase, with the protein product MSLPASAAKFDPARAHEYAEQSRIALAGYDACHELTACMLAAAIGVPDARVLVAGAGGTGQEICVSAALEPGWRFTAVDPSAPMLALARSNVEAAGFGTRTTFVEDNVEALPDPPAFDGATLIGVLHHVPGDDAKAALLHAIARRLKPGAPLVLAGNHRRYTDHPRLLDAWQQRWRMKGATPDAVHAQLAKILQGADPPASEEAVFDLLRDAGFDAPLRFFASLFWGAWIAMRRA